Proteins encoded by one window of Candidatus Finniella inopinata:
- the hemW gene encoding radical SAM family heme chaperone HemW — MGAVLKSLALYIHWPFCLSKCPYCDFNSHVRQHIDEQAWQEALLHELKRYAHLLQTWQQPRRLESIFFGGGTPSLMKPQTVETILNQALKLWPVTDNLEITLEANPNSVEVKAFQALNHAGVNRISIGIQALYDQDLKKLGRQHSAAESLAAIETACRTFNRVSFDLIYARPDQTVDDWQTELLQALSFGTEHLSLYQLTIEAGTAFATLHDRGDLVLPTNDTSADLYELTQSIMADHGRPAYEVSNHAKVGAECRHNKAYWRYQDYIGIGPGAHGRLSQGVTRKLATRQIKSPEGWIKSIKEQGHGDAEVVEVSLKDQLSEQLLMGLRLTQGIAVDDLVIPLQSALDNGLINKQRWDYLKDGGYLEVTDQFLKATPAGLQRLQSLLNYFLCIA, encoded by the coding sequence ATGGGCGCTGTTTTGAAATCACTAGCTCTTTATATCCACTGGCCCTTTTGTTTATCAAAATGCCCCTATTGTGATTTTAACAGCCATGTTCGCCAACACATCGATGAACAGGCGTGGCAAGAGGCGTTACTACACGAGTTAAAGCGCTATGCCCATTTGTTACAGACGTGGCAACAGCCAAGACGGTTAGAAAGCATCTTTTTTGGCGGCGGCACCCCATCCCTGATGAAACCCCAAACCGTTGAAACGATTCTGAATCAAGCCCTGAAATTATGGCCCGTTACGGACAATTTGGAAATCACGTTAGAGGCGAATCCCAACTCAGTTGAGGTCAAGGCCTTTCAAGCCCTGAACCATGCTGGCGTCAATCGCATTTCGATTGGTATCCAAGCCTTGTATGATCAAGACTTAAAAAAACTGGGCCGTCAACATTCAGCAGCGGAAAGCCTTGCGGCAATTGAAACGGCCTGTCGGACGTTTAATCGCGTATCATTTGATCTGATTTACGCCAGGCCGGATCAGACCGTTGACGATTGGCAAACAGAGCTTCTACAGGCCTTGAGCTTTGGCACCGAACATTTGTCCCTGTATCAACTGACCATCGAAGCTGGAACGGCGTTTGCCACATTGCATGACCGGGGTGACTTGGTACTGCCAACCAATGACACCAGCGCGGATTTGTACGAATTAACGCAATCGATCATGGCAGACCATGGCCGCCCAGCCTATGAGGTTTCAAACCATGCAAAGGTGGGCGCAGAATGCCGCCACAACAAAGCCTATTGGCGATATCAAGATTACATTGGGATTGGCCCTGGTGCCCACGGTCGACTAAGCCAAGGTGTGACGAGAAAGCTTGCCACCAGACAAATCAAATCACCCGAGGGGTGGATAAAGTCCATCAAGGAACAAGGGCATGGCGATGCTGAGGTTGTTGAAGTAAGCCTGAAGGATCAGCTGAGCGAACAATTATTAATGGGGCTTCGCTTAACCCAAGGTATTGCTGTTGATGACCTAGTAATCCCTTTACAGAGCGCCTTGGATAACGGACTGATTAACAAACAACGATGGGATTATTTAAAAGATGGCGGGTATCTGGAAGTCACAGACCAGTTCCTTAAAGCCACCCCAGCCGGCCTGCAACGACTGCAAAGCCTGTTAAATTATTTTTTGTGCATAGCTTGA
- the tgt gene encoding tRNA guanosine(34) transglycosylase Tgt, protein MFSFTYHETHQNKARLGTLTTPHGIIETPAFIFCATKAAMKGLTVDQMRQAGSQIILSNTYHLSLQPGAELVEKMGGLQKFTGWNGPMLTDSGGFQIFSLGHGSVASEIKGKRLGNRSKTLLKITEEGARFRSYWDGRLHLLTPEDSIRIQRSLGADLILVLDECTPYHVDKSYTAKSMELSHRWAVRSLDEFDRLDNNKQKLYGIIQGGVYPDLRQQSCDFVNSQPFFGHAIGGCLGGSKDQMQEVVDMAAPHLDRDRPIHLLGIGGVLDILKGVEKGIDTFDCVHPTRIARHGGALVRPIHNPKPHREHINLRNNQYLFDDTPIEPDCPCHTCTTYSKAYLHHLLKVQEMVAHTLISIHNVQFMNRLMAAIRQSLADDTFPDEKKQWALF, encoded by the coding sequence ATGTTTTCTTTTACATATCACGAAACACATCAGAACAAAGCCCGTCTGGGAACTCTTACAACTCCACACGGCATTATCGAAACCCCTGCGTTTATTTTCTGCGCCACAAAGGCCGCCATGAAAGGGTTGACGGTTGATCAAATGCGTCAAGCGGGTAGTCAGATTATTTTATCCAACACGTATCATTTGTCCCTACAGCCGGGTGCCGAATTGGTTGAAAAAATGGGCGGCTTGCAAAAGTTTACGGGTTGGAATGGGCCCATGCTGACCGATTCGGGGGGATTCCAGATTTTCAGTTTGGGCCATGGATCAGTGGCCTCAGAAATCAAAGGGAAACGCCTTGGTAATCGTTCCAAAACGCTGCTTAAAATTACTGAGGAAGGTGCGCGTTTTCGGTCTTACTGGGATGGTCGGCTTCATCTTTTGACGCCGGAGGATTCCATTCGAATTCAACGTTCCTTGGGCGCCGATTTGATTCTTGTGCTGGATGAATGCACCCCCTATCACGTGGATAAAAGTTATACGGCAAAATCTATGGAGCTAAGCCATCGGTGGGCGGTGCGCAGTTTGGACGAGTTCGACCGCCTAGATAATAATAAACAAAAACTGTACGGTATTATCCAAGGGGGAGTTTACCCAGATTTGCGCCAACAAAGTTGTGACTTTGTGAACAGCCAACCTTTTTTTGGTCACGCCATTGGGGGTTGTTTGGGCGGTAGCAAAGACCAAATGCAAGAGGTTGTCGACATGGCAGCCCCGCACCTTGACCGCGATCGTCCCATCCACTTGTTAGGCATTGGTGGAGTCCTAGATATTTTAAAAGGCGTGGAAAAGGGGATTGATACGTTCGACTGTGTGCACCCGACCCGTATAGCCCGCCATGGGGGTGCCCTAGTACGACCAATCCACAATCCAAAACCCCACCGTGAACATATCAACCTGCGCAATAATCAATACCTCTTTGATGACACCCCCATTGAACCCGATTGTCCCTGCCACACTTGCACAACATACTCAAAGGCGTATCTGCATCATTTGCTAAAGGTTCAAGAAATGGTCGCCCATACGTTAATATCGATTCATAACGTACAGTTTATGAACCGACTGATGGCAGCCATTCGTCAATCGTTAGCTGACGATACTTTCCCGGATGAGAAGAAACAATGGGCGCTGTTTTGA
- a CDS encoding GGDEF domain-containing protein → MQFADAFHFSVSQQDKLNSDLAKLHVVFISHNSHIELCDDVGLFCKIITLHDFENLIEINRFRKIDAICLDYDSLGTKTFDFLRKRSYQKSLASIPVILTTQNADTTLEVFTDGGIQDYYVGCLKNRLFALRFKNFIELHCLRKTEPKDEPVEQFDLAFMAYYDKLTNLPNRLLFQERVEDKIRQNVYNPLDFALLFLDLDGFKLINDENNHKTGDWLLGQVAIRLKNCLKKEDTVARLGGDEFGILLDQVKNQETVEKIAHRILYRLSTPYSYNGDSLKIHVSIGIAVFPQNGQTYECLVHKADQAMYAAKKNGKGQFVFAGQ, encoded by the coding sequence ATGCAGTTTGCAGATGCGTTTCATTTTTCTGTTTCACAGCAAGACAAGTTAAATTCAGATTTGGCTAAGCTGCATGTGGTTTTTATTTCCCATAACTCTCACATTGAATTGTGCGACGATGTTGGTCTTTTTTGCAAAATTATTACCCTCCATGATTTTGAGAATCTGATAGAAATTAATCGCTTTAGAAAAATTGACGCCATCTGTTTAGATTATGATTCTTTGGGAACCAAAACTTTTGACTTCTTAAGGAAACGATCCTACCAAAAATCTTTAGCTTCCATACCTGTGATTTTAACCACCCAAAATGCTGATACTACTTTAGAGGTTTTTACAGATGGGGGAATCCAAGACTATTACGTCGGATGTTTGAAAAATCGTTTATTTGCGCTACGCTTTAAAAATTTTATCGAATTGCACTGCTTACGGAAAACAGAACCAAAAGACGAACCTGTAGAGCAGTTTGATTTAGCCTTTATGGCCTATTATGACAAGTTGACAAACCTGCCCAACCGCCTGTTATTTCAAGAGCGGGTTGAAGATAAAATCCGCCAGAATGTTTACAATCCCTTAGATTTTGCCCTTCTGTTTTTAGACTTAGATGGCTTTAAGCTTATTAACGATGAAAACAATCATAAAACAGGAGACTGGCTTTTAGGGCAAGTTGCTATAAGGCTTAAAAACTGTTTGAAAAAAGAAGATACGGTTGCCCGTTTAGGCGGGGATGAATTTGGCATTCTGCTTGACCAAGTAAAAAATCAGGAGACTGTTGAAAAAATTGCTCACCGGATTCTCTATCGCCTAAGTACCCCTTACAGTTATAATGGCGATTCCCTGAAAATCCATGTCAGTATCGGTATTGCAGTGTTCCCCCAGAATGGCCAAACATACGAGTGCCTGGTCCATAAGGCCGATCAAGCCATGTATGCCGCCAAGAAAAATGGGAAAGGCCAATTTGTTTTTGCGGGTCAGTAA
- a CDS encoding SIMPL domain-containing protein codes for MNNIKPLMVLLVATVIALGTALSGFFIGRSIEKFKTSDRAIVVKGFSEREVKSDIGDLTLTVKNPGNDLAEMKKKSDQDTKIVIAFLKSKGIKEEEITPGGAELTDRKVDNYFSVNDKLEYRYVLTTRIKVTTPKVEVIRDIGNQTAELINQQVIVGSSTRYYFTRFADLRTEMIAEATQSARQAALQFAKDSGSRVGEIRNAVQGAFSITSPNEEFNEAGSLEKKVRVVTTVTFNLVD; via the coding sequence ATGAATAATATCAAACCATTAATGGTACTTTTAGTCGCGACTGTTATCGCTTTGGGAACAGCCCTTAGTGGTTTTTTTATTGGCCGATCGATTGAAAAATTTAAGACCAGTGATCGTGCGATTGTCGTGAAGGGCTTTTCAGAGCGTGAGGTTAAATCTGATATAGGCGACCTGACTTTGACTGTTAAAAACCCTGGAAATGATTTAGCTGAAATGAAAAAGAAAAGCGACCAGGACACCAAAATTGTGATCGCTTTTTTGAAATCCAAAGGTATCAAAGAGGAAGAGATAACTCCTGGTGGGGCCGAACTAACGGACCGTAAGGTAGATAACTATTTCAGCGTGAATGATAAACTTGAGTATCGCTATGTTTTAACAACGCGCATAAAAGTTACAACACCTAAGGTTGAAGTGATTAGAGATATTGGAAATCAAACGGCGGAATTGATTAATCAGCAGGTGATTGTAGGGTCCAGTACTCGTTATTATTTTACGCGCTTCGCCGATTTGCGAACCGAAATGATTGCTGAGGCAACTCAAAGCGCAAGACAAGCCGCCTTGCAATTTGCCAAGGATTCTGGATCACGGGTAGGCGAAATTCGAAACGCTGTTCAAGGCGCCTTTAGCATCACCAGTCCTAATGAAGAATTCAATGAGGCTGGCAGCTTGGAAAAGAAAGTCCGCGTCGTCACAACGGTGACATTTAATCTGGTTGATTAA
- a CDS encoding glycosyltransferase, with protein sequence MGLKNYFDHEVAQSKFGRASDSLRYAILYKYGGIYRDIDFLMTRPFTGLALAYDFFAGIEYPYCFPCNAMFGCRAAHPVLKKALEIVARNYDPKRAPAYVQDAFKYPGKHGGELLHTLSLTGPIAFGVALKKAFLDMGPTEFGLPIDEQLDGRKDRNILLPPEAFYWTQGMGKEPSSFGWHAFSGTWFNPAFGSNG encoded by the coding sequence ATGGGCTTAAAAAATTACTTTGATCACGAAGTTGCGCAATCAAAGTTTGGCCGAGCCTCTGATAGCCTTCGGTATGCTATCTTATATAAGTATGGCGGCATCTATAGAGATATTGATTTTCTTATGACGCGCCCTTTTACAGGGCTAGCCTTAGCCTACGATTTTTTTGCTGGGATTGAATACCCATATTGTTTCCCTTGTAATGCTATGTTTGGCTGTCGCGCTGCGCACCCTGTTTTAAAAAAAGCTTTGGAAATTGTGGCTCGTAACTATGATCCCAAAAGAGCGCCAGCCTATGTTCAGGATGCTTTCAAATATCCTGGAAAGCACGGAGGTGAACTTCTTCACACTCTTTCTTTGACGGGACCGATAGCTTTTGGAGTCGCTTTAAAAAAAGCATTTCTGGATATGGGGCCTACAGAGTTTGGATTACCCATAGATGAACAACTAGATGGCCGCAAGGATCGCAACATTCTTTTGCCACCAGAGGCTTTTTATTGGACTCAGGGAATGGGGAAAGAACCATCCTCATTTGGATGGCACGCTTTTTCAGGAACTTGGTTTAATCCCGCATTTGGTAGCAACGGGTAA
- a CDS encoding TrkH family potassium uptake protein, whose amino-acid sequence MFVPLLVDLVCYQSASVFGFVTSIFICGFFGSALALANRPHGKIVLGMREAFLVTAFSWIVLSLFAGLPFYCIDSRLSFISSWFESVSSLTTTGATLLANLDDSPKGLLLWRALLQWMGGTGIVVMAMTIFPTLRIGGMQLFRSEFSDRSEKILPRLSQIVTGILSIYVLFTVVCCSLLWLAGMSIFDAICHSMSAVSTGGLSTKDASIGFYDNPLIELIIMVFMILGGTTLILYIKLWNRDVKTFRRDSQLRAYLGVLLVASLAVTFWLWLTNYMDFITSLRRGAFITISTITTTGFTTGDYGQWGAFFGMFLFVLAMIGGCTGSTTGGIKIFRFQVLFALTKAHLLQLRRPHGVFVPVYQDYKISDAVAFSVFTFITLYGFCLVMLALALSGLGLDFVTSLSGSASCLSNTGLGLGKLIGPHTTFANLADGPKLIMMLGMILGRLELLTLLVLFMPSFWRD is encoded by the coding sequence ATGTTTGTTCCTTTGTTGGTCGACCTTGTCTGTTACCAGTCTGCCAGTGTCTTCGGTTTCGTAACATCAATTTTTATTTGTGGTTTTTTTGGATCAGCTTTGGCTCTTGCGAATCGTCCGCACGGAAAAATTGTGTTAGGTATGCGGGAAGCTTTTTTAGTGACAGCATTTAGCTGGATTGTGCTGTCTTTATTCGCAGGGCTTCCTTTTTATTGTATTGACTCTAGACTTAGTTTTATAAGCTCTTGGTTTGAATCTGTTTCTTCCCTTACAACAACAGGCGCAACTCTTTTGGCAAATTTAGATGATTCCCCTAAGGGGTTGTTATTATGGCGTGCTCTTTTGCAATGGATGGGCGGTACCGGTATCGTTGTCATGGCGATGACCATTTTCCCAACATTGCGGATTGGGGGCATGCAATTATTCCGAAGCGAATTTTCTGACCGTTCAGAAAAAATACTGCCAAGGCTTTCTCAAATCGTTACAGGCATTTTGTCAATTTATGTCCTGTTTACAGTTGTGTGCTGCAGCTTATTATGGTTGGCAGGCATGTCTATTTTTGATGCTATATGCCATTCCATGTCCGCGGTTTCAACAGGGGGCCTTTCCACAAAAGATGCATCCATTGGGTTTTATGATAACCCATTAATCGAACTTATTATCATGGTATTTATGATTTTGGGCGGCACCACACTTATCCTGTATATCAAATTATGGAACAGAGACGTCAAAACTTTTCGCCGCGATAGTCAACTGAGAGCTTATTTGGGAGTTTTGCTAGTTGCCTCTCTAGCCGTAACTTTTTGGCTGTGGCTTACAAATTATATGGATTTTATTACCAGCTTGCGCCGTGGTGCATTTATAACTATTTCGACTATTACCACTACGGGTTTTACGACAGGTGACTATGGTCAGTGGGGTGCCTTTTTTGGAATGTTTCTTTTTGTTCTAGCAATGATTGGTGGGTGCACAGGTTCTACAACAGGAGGAATCAAGATTTTTCGCTTTCAGGTTCTGTTTGCACTGACAAAGGCCCACCTTTTGCAACTTCGCCGTCCCCATGGTGTTTTTGTGCCCGTTTATCAGGACTATAAGATCAGTGACGCGGTTGCTTTTTCGGTATTTACCTTTATTACACTGTATGGCTTTTGTTTGGTAATGTTGGCCTTGGCCTTGTCAGGGTTGGGCCTAGATTTTGTGACAAGCCTATCAGGATCAGCATCCTGTCTCAGCAACACAGGATTGGGGTTGGGCAAACTTATTGGCCCCCATACAACGTTTGCAAATTTGGCCGATGGTCCAAAATTGATTATGATGCTCGGCATGATTTTGGGCCGGCTAGAACTTTTAACACTTTTGGTGTTGTTTATGCCTTCTTTTTGGCGCGACTAA
- a CDS encoding tetratricopeptide repeat protein — translation MRIFFCSFIISVAICSGANSSGYWRLYDLLLHSRKSVPFCSGIIIQRKEGVQVLETSSLNDEDGRPKGLILKEVRYRPLVFLYAQPSLTHEFGLIWHQAGMFALRFQMNREAALYFLTQAAEYNKPESQFMKAILHKEDQKYEESFLSMKKAANNRHAEAAYHLGVYYEKGIGTAKNLARAEKCYRFSGLNGNCSVVLASASALGHLLFDQGRYQAALGCFESISSYDNEPSWYARLLSALLNNPPTKKVVKFCEEIEEKLPKPKVTGNGILQKKPRQKDIEAYFGALDEKGDAKAPFCIALLHRDKNEVEKAISCFLRSAQRGYAPAQIRCGNLAMEAKKFEKAYPFFLAAAEKGYPEAMFNCAVTCEKWLEHAGKGALSEVDQMQVREKIKIWYSKAADLNFLPAIHELGMVLYHEGKFEKTFRYLSLAADNGFDASIINLGLILYSQGCYERALTYLVKMADQNNYEARYYAGLVYGFHMPTTPLNFKKAVYYLTLASEGGITEANGGLKQLFERKAQAPNIPGEGEDYELFIYPPIGDVEGNTNTKSEHNEESKSSQMNEDDQTE, via the coding sequence ATGCGTATCTTTTTTTGTTCTTTTATTATAAGCGTGGCAATTTGTTCCGGCGCTAATTCTTCTGGTTATTGGCGTTTATATGATCTGCTTTTACATTCCAGAAAATCTGTTCCGTTTTGTTCTGGGATTATTATTCAGCGAAAAGAGGGGGTTCAAGTTTTGGAAACCAGCTCTTTGAACGACGAAGATGGTCGGCCAAAAGGGCTAATTTTGAAGGAGGTAAGATATAGACCTCTAGTTTTTCTTTATGCCCAGCCTTCCCTTACTCATGAATTTGGATTGATTTGGCACCAGGCGGGAATGTTCGCCCTAAGATTCCAAATGAATAGAGAAGCGGCTTTGTATTTTTTAACCCAAGCTGCAGAATATAACAAACCAGAATCACAATTTATGAAAGCAATACTCCATAAAGAAGATCAAAAGTATGAGGAATCGTTTTTAAGCATGAAAAAAGCAGCAAACAACCGTCATGCTGAAGCTGCTTATCATTTAGGAGTGTATTATGAAAAAGGCATAGGGACTGCCAAAAACCTTGCCAGAGCGGAGAAATGTTATAGATTTTCTGGGCTGAATGGTAATTGTTCTGTTGTGTTGGCATCAGCGTCGGCTTTAGGTCATCTTTTATTTGACCAAGGGCGATATCAAGCGGCATTGGGATGTTTTGAGTCTATTTCTAGTTATGATAACGAACCCTCTTGGTATGCCCGTTTGCTTAGCGCCCTGTTAAATAATCCACCCACAAAAAAAGTGGTCAAGTTTTGCGAGGAAATAGAGGAAAAATTGCCAAAACCAAAGGTAACGGGCAATGGTATTTTGCAAAAAAAACCCAGACAAAAGGATATTGAAGCTTATTTTGGGGCCCTTGATGAAAAAGGTGATGCCAAAGCTCCTTTTTGCATAGCGCTTTTGCACAGAGATAAAAATGAAGTTGAAAAGGCCATATCGTGTTTTCTACGCTCAGCCCAGAGAGGATATGCCCCAGCGCAAATTCGATGTGGAAATCTTGCCATGGAAGCTAAAAAGTTTGAAAAGGCTTATCCGTTTTTTTTGGCTGCGGCAGAGAAGGGGTACCCAGAGGCTATGTTTAATTGTGCCGTTACATGTGAAAAGTGGTTGGAACACGCTGGAAAGGGGGCGCTATCCGAAGTTGATCAGATGCAAGTTCGAGAGAAGATAAAAATTTGGTATTCTAAAGCAGCCGACCTAAATTTTTTGCCAGCTATTCATGAACTTGGAATGGTTTTATACCACGAAGGTAAATTCGAGAAAACTTTCAGGTATTTATCTTTGGCAGCTGATAATGGTTTTGATGCATCCATTATAAATCTAGGCTTAATTCTTTACAGTCAGGGGTGTTATGAAAGGGCCCTTACCTATCTTGTTAAAATGGCTGACCAAAATAACTATGAGGCTCGATACTATGCTGGTTTGGTTTATGGTTTTCATATGCCCACTACCCCATTAAATTTTAAAAAGGCTGTATACTACCTAACCCTGGCGTCTGAGGGAGGAATAACAGAAGCTAACGGGGGACTGAAGCAACTCTTTGAAAGAAAAGCTCAAGCTCCAAACATTCCCGGGGAAGGTGAGGATTATGAGCTTTTTATCTATCCACCAATTGGGGACGTAGAAGGAAATACGAATACTAAATCCGAACACAACGAAGAATCAAAGAGTTCACAAATGAATGAAGACGACCAGACAGAATAA
- a CDS encoding type II secretion system F family protein — protein MPLYHYRALNLLGQPCKGDWFGNSKQHLYQHLYQHLRQQNLHLLSCRIIKGTGLRNVYLKGIGPQDLIEFCIHCQEMDKAKISLSDSILLFAENYNHHGLKSVLVAIHHSLQQGLHLSQACQLFPWVFNAHFVDCLMIAEKTGNFSAAFGQLETYLVRQTTYHQQLKQALRYPLVLLGGLVLLLGVMGGVFLPHLQTHLQHGGGASVVSLIATIDFFKDYGAYIIFGFVTAFVAFCLAHNFSGTFRLKWGNIFLRFPMLGTFKRNLFINQFAQTLGLLINADINLLESLQKSANSVSNDFLKAKFFKVFTDVESGLKLSASLQNRRLASSLIYRYVQLGEETGNLGPLIQQAAEADLKNIWRRLNALLAWIQPVLIMFIGGVLIWIVMATIVPLYDNLSSLEG, from the coding sequence ATGCCTCTATATCACTACCGCGCCTTAAATCTTTTGGGACAGCCTTGCAAAGGGGACTGGTTTGGCAATTCAAAACAGCATTTATACCAGCATTTATACCAGCATTTAAGACAGCAAAATTTGCATCTTTTATCCTGCCGAATTATTAAAGGGACTGGGCTTCGCAACGTTTATTTAAAAGGGATTGGTCCACAGGATTTGATTGAATTTTGTATTCATTGCCAAGAAATGGATAAGGCCAAAATTTCTTTAAGTGACTCTATTTTGCTGTTCGCTGAAAATTACAACCATCATGGGTTGAAATCTGTTTTGGTAGCCATCCATCACTCGTTGCAGCAGGGGCTTCATTTGTCGCAAGCGTGCCAATTGTTCCCTTGGGTTTTTAATGCGCATTTTGTTGATTGTTTGATGATCGCAGAAAAAACTGGTAATTTTTCTGCAGCTTTTGGGCAGTTAGAAACCTATCTTGTTAGGCAAACAACATATCATCAGCAATTAAAACAAGCCCTTCGTTATCCATTGGTTTTATTAGGTGGTTTGGTTTTACTTTTGGGTGTTATGGGCGGTGTTTTTCTTCCCCATTTGCAAACCCACCTGCAACACGGCGGGGGGGCTTCTGTTGTCAGTCTGATTGCAACCATCGATTTTTTCAAAGATTATGGTGCCTATATTATTTTTGGTTTTGTTACCGCTTTTGTTGCCTTTTGCCTGGCACATAATTTCTCTGGTACTTTTCGGCTTAAGTGGGGAAATATCTTCTTAAGATTTCCTATGCTCGGCACGTTTAAAAGAAATCTTTTCATCAATCAATTTGCGCAAACATTGGGTTTGCTTATAAACGCTGATATAAACCTTTTAGAAAGTTTGCAAAAATCAGCGAACTCAGTTTCAAACGATTTTTTGAAGGCTAAGTTTTTTAAAGTTTTCACGGATGTTGAATCAGGATTAAAGCTTTCAGCAAGTTTACAAAACAGAAGACTTGCATCATCCCTCATTTATCGTTACGTCCAATTAGGTGAAGAGACGGGCAATCTAGGCCCGCTTATCCAGCAAGCGGCAGAGGCCGATTTGAAAAATATCTGGCGCCGCCTGAATGCGTTGTTGGCTTGGATACAACCTGTTCTTATCATGTTTATTGGTGGTGTCCTTATTTGGATTGTGATGGCCACAATTGTGCCTCTTTATGACAACCTGTCATCTTTGGAGGGGTAG